Below is a window of Oncorhynchus clarkii lewisi isolate Uvic-CL-2024 chromosome 19, UVic_Ocla_1.0, whole genome shotgun sequence DNA.
tagtttgaaagacccagtccccgaccgcagttatgaaccattcattttcgaggggtttgtgtccctaacgaatgacgaagcgtctcagcgtccggttaaaatccttagagatactggtgcggcgcagtcgtttatattgtctgatgtgttgcccttatctgacgatacatactgtggttccagtgtgttagtgcagggtattgaaatgggttttgtcccagtgccgttgcactttgtgaaagtacactgagttactcagtggaatattcagagtgggggtacgtcctaagttgccagtgaaaggtgtgacctttataatgggtaacgatattgccggaggaaaggtagtacccgtattggaagtattggataaaagtgaccactctctctcgaatgagttggcacagagttatccacatgtgttccccgcttgtgctgtcactcgtgctcaggcactacaagagggtgacgtgatagatttgtcaaacactgttctgttcaaagaggatgatcaagaggatggattgtgtgatacctctgacaaacagcccaggaaagaatcaaagtacgttgaagttattgctgatgcaatacaattaccagtcactcgtaagcagctgattgctaaccaaaaggttgacaacaagcttgctaaatgtttttctagtgttgtctcgttagaagaggtgaagaagaagaatgtggcttacttcattgatggtaatctcctcatgcgtaaatggaaatcccatgttgatgcaggtggagattggaatgctgtttaccaaatagtgattcctacagcctttcgacagaatgtgttatcccttgctcatgatcaccagtggtctggtcatttaggaattacaaagacgtatgatcggatccttcgacattttttttggccgggtttaaaacaagatgtggctcagttctgtcggacatgccacacctgtcagataacaggaaaaccaaatcaggttattcctcccgctcctctgtgtcctatacctgtcataggtgaaccatttgagcatgtggtggttgattgtgtcggaccgttaccgaagacaaaatcgggtaaccagtttttgttaacgataatgtgtatggctacaagataccccgaggctattcctctgagaaggattacagctccgatagtgagtaaagccttaataaaattcttcacgacattcgggttaccgaaggtggtacaaagcgatcaaggtaccaatttcctatccaagctcttcaagcaggtgttgaaatccttatcaattacgcaccgtgtatcaagcgcctatcacccagagtctcagggtgcgcttgaaagatggcatcagacactgaagtctatgctacgtaaatattgtttggaatctgagaaagattgggatgagggagttcctctagttttgtttgctgctcgtgaaactgtgcaggagtccctaggtttcagcccggctgaactagtgtttggtcacacagtaagaggaccaatgaaagtccttaaagaacagttcttgtcccaagagttgtgttgTTTACATTTTCCAAGATGGCGGCGGGAATGTATTTGGAACACTATTTGGACAGCATAGAGAACCTGCCATTTGAACTGCAGAGGAACTTCAATTTGATGAGGGACTTGGATCAACGTACGGAGGATCTAAAGGGTCAGATCGACTCCCTGGCAAAGGATTACACATCCAACGCCAGGACCCTCTCGTCTGAACAGAAGCTTACTATTCTGAGGCAGATCCAGCAGTCGTACAGCAAAAGCAAGGAGTTTGGGGATGACAAAGTGCAACTGGCCATGCAGACTTATGAGATGGTGGACAAGCACATCCGGAGACTGGACACAGACCTGGCCCGCTTTGAGGCCGACCTGAAGGAGAAGCAGATAGAGAGCACAGACTATGATTCCACCTCCAGTAagggaaagaaacaataagtattcaaaacacccctaagctagactagcctatttcaacaacagctaactaactaaccaaaatacagtgggtggtccgcccagttctaactagtgtatttaacaaaagttcacctacgggtagtgtatgcccatgggcgacttgtcttggtttcccccttttcccaccagcaaacaccataagcaaaaacaatactcacaggagatgacaaagtgatatggaggtgctcaaacaaaagaagaggttaattaatacacaaagagagatctacatacatggcatttacaaagagattgtgcta
It encodes the following:
- the LOC139374311 gene encoding inhibitor of growth protein 4-like gives rise to the protein MAAGMYLEHYLDSIENLPFELQRNFNLMRDLDQRTEDLKGQIDSLAKDYTSNARTLSSEQKLTILRQIQQSYSKSKEFGDDKVQLAMQTYEMVDKHIRRLDTDLARFEADLKEKQIESTDYDSTSSKGKKQ